The Mycolicibacterium insubricum DNA segment CGCGGGCGGCGGGATTCGCGCCGACTCCGCGGAAGTCCGGCACTGGCTGACCGCGTACCGGCTGGCGCTGAACACCGTGACCGGCGTGTGCGCGACGCTGGAGGCCCAGGTGCCGACGGCCCGGGTCGAGACCCTCGATCTGCGATTCGTGGTGGCCGTCGATGACTACGTCGACGCGCTGCGCGGCGAGGCGCCCAGCGCGGGCCAGCCGTGGCGGGTCGACAGTCGCCACCTCGCCGAGGCCGACCAGCAGCTGCGCGAATGCGCGGCGTACCTGAATCGCCAAGACGGCGCCCAGCGGGTACTGGTGAGTGAGGTCGAGGCCATCACTCGCACCCTGCTCGCCGTCTCGCTGACCGGATCGTAAGAGCGAAGCGCGTATCAACCCCGCAGCCTGGCCCCGCGCAGGGACAGTCTCGCTGACCGGATGGTAAGCCGTCAGGGCAGGTTGACCGGTTTGCGTTCGATCAGATCGCGAACCCCGGTGGCGCCCAGACGCTTTCGGAACGCCTGCACGGTGTAGCCAACGAGGACACCATCGGTGCGGGCGCGCACCGAGGCCGAGCGAGGCAGCCCGAACAGCGGGCCGATCTCACCGAAGTACTCTCCCGGGCCGGCCGTGGAGAGCAGCTCGGCGGCTCCCCCGCCCAGCTCCCGCATGATGTCGAACTTGCCCTCGCGGACGACGTAGATGAGATCGCCCATGGTGTTCTGCTCGAACACCGTCGTGCCGGCGGGCACCGTGAGGGTCTCCGGCTCCCGGTCGACGCTGGCCACGGTGGGTACCAGCTCGATCACCTCGTCGGCCAGCGGCAGGATGCGGCTGTCGTGGGTGGCCACCACCACCACCCGATCCCCCGACGCCAACCCGCGGATCAGCCGCAGCACCTCCTCGACCTGGATGAAGTCCAGGTGCGCGGTCGGTTCGTCGGCCAGGATGAGCGGCGGATCCAGCGCGATGGCACGGGCGACGGCCACCCGCTGCTGTTGCCCGCCGCTGAGGTCGCCGGGCCGGTGGTTCACCCGCTCGCCCAGGCCCACCCGGTCGAGCAGCTCCACCGCCTTCTTGTGCGACTGGCGCCGGCCCATCCCGGCCGCACGCATGGGCACCATGACGTTCTCGATAGCGGTGAGGCTGGGCACCAGATTGAACGCCTGGAACACGATCCCGACGGTGTTGCGTCGGTATTCGCTGAGTTCCTTCGGCGCCAGGCCGGTGACCTCCACGTCGCCGAAGGCGATGCTGCCCGACGTCGGGCTCAGGATGCCGCCCAGACATGACAGTAGCGTGGTCTTCCCACAACCGCTGGGCCCCAGCAGGATTGCCAGCGATCCGGCCGGCAGGTCCAGGTCGAAATGGTCGATCGGGCGGATGGTGTCGGCGGAGTTGCGGTATTCCACCGTCAGGTCGCGGATGCTCAGATCGCCCATGGTCAGGGACCTCCGAACGCCAGCGCGGGGTCGACGCTGATCGCGCGGCGCAAGCCGGCCACGCTGGCCAGCAGCCCGATGCCCACCGCGACGGCCGGCAGCAGCAGATAGGCGCCCTCGGGGACGTCGACGCGCATGGGGAACATCGGCCCGAGCAGCGCCGAGAGGGCTACGCCGAATACCGCAGAGACCAGCGCGATGATGACGGCTTGGAGCACCAGGCCCGCCAGTACCGAGCGCGACGGCACCCCGATCGCCTTGAACACGGCGAAGTCGCGGGTGCGCTCCAGCGCCGACATGTAGATGATCGAGCCGACGATCAGCGCGGCGACCAGCCAGAGTAGGCCGGCCATGATCGAGATGGCGTTCACCGCGACCTTCAGCGGGCGCATCATGTCCGCGATCGCGCCGGCGCGGTCCACCGCGTGGAAGCCAGGCAGGATCTGCTGCGGGTTGCCGCGGATGCCGATCGAGGAGATGACCGGCTTGCCGTCGAATGCCATCCGCTGTGCACCGGCGACGGTGAGGAACAGGTTGGGCTGGCGGGCCAGGACCGTGGAATTCGCCACGATGCCGACGACGGTGACCTGGTGCGGGCCGATGGTCAGCGTGTCACCGAGGTGGTGGTCAAGCGTCGAGGAGACCGCGACCTCGTCGACCTTGACCGGCGCCCGGCCCTCGGTCATCGTCGGCATGCCGGGCCCGTCGGTGGGCGCCCCGAACAGGTTCATGGTCTTGAAGGTGCCGTTGTCGCGCGCGGTGGCACCGATGTAGACCAGCGGTGCGGCGGCCTGCACACCGGGCAGCTTCGCGGCGGCGGCCACCTTGCTCTGATCGAACGGCGTCGACCCCAGGAACGGACCGGCGACGTCGTCCTGGATGAGGAAGTAGTCGACGCCGAACGAGTCCACCGTGCGGGTGGCCTCCACCCGAAATCCGTTGGCCAGCCCGGTCAGGACGAGTGTCATGGCGAACACGAAGGCGGTGCCGACGACGGCGATCAGGAACCTGCGTTTGCGCCACTGCAGATCACGGATAGCGGCGATCAGCATGGACTGCGTCCACGGCGCCGGCGGTTCACCCCGCAAACTTAGCCGCACCTACCGGGCGCGAGAGGTGTTTTCGACACGCCCGGGCGCCACCGCCCGGCTTAGACTGCCCGCATGGCCGAGCCGCAGTGGGTGCAGTACGCCGTGTGGTGGCAGGTGTATCCGCTGGGATTCGTCGGTGCCTTCCCGTCGTCGTCACCACCGGCGCCCGACGAGCACCGGCTGCGCCGCGTCGCCGACTGGCTCGACCACGCGCAGGCGCTGGGGGCCTCCGGGATCGCGCTGGGGCCGGTGTTCGCCTCCCGCAGCCACGGCTACGACACCACCGACCATTTCCGCATCGATCCGCGCCTGGGCGACGACGACGACTTCGACGACCTGGTCGCCCGGGCCCGGGACCGGGGTCTGCGGGTGCTGCTCGACGGCGTGTTCAACCACGTCGGAACCGATTTCGGCCGCTACCGCGCAGCGCTCGACGGTGACGCCGAGGCCGCCGGGTGGTTCCGCGGGCGGCCGGGCCGGTTCGCCACCTTCGAGGGCCACGGCGACCTGATCGCGCTGCGCCACGACAACCCGGCGGTCGCCGACTACGTCGTCGAGGTCATGTGCCACTGGCTCGACCGCGGCGCCGACGGCTGGCGGCTC contains these protein-coding regions:
- a CDS encoding ABC transporter permease: MLIAAIRDLQWRKRRFLIAVVGTAFVFAMTLVLTGLANGFRVEATRTVDSFGVDYFLIQDDVAGPFLGSTPFDQSKVAAAAKLPGVQAAAPLVYIGATARDNGTFKTMNLFGAPTDGPGMPTMTEGRAPVKVDEVAVSSTLDHHLGDTLTIGPHQVTVVGIVANSTVLARQPNLFLTVAGAQRMAFDGKPVISSIGIRGNPQQILPGFHAVDRAGAIADMMRPLKVAVNAISIMAGLLWLVAALIVGSIIYMSALERTRDFAVFKAIGVPSRSVLAGLVLQAVIIALVSAVFGVALSALLGPMFPMRVDVPEGAYLLLPAVAVGIGLLASVAGLRRAISVDPALAFGGP
- a CDS encoding ABC transporter ATP-binding protein, whose product is MGDLSIRDLTVEYRNSADTIRPIDHFDLDLPAGSLAILLGPSGCGKTTLLSCLGGILSPTSGSIAFGDVEVTGLAPKELSEYRRNTVGIVFQAFNLVPSLTAIENVMVPMRAAGMGRRQSHKKAVELLDRVGLGERVNHRPGDLSGGQQQRVAVARAIALDPPLILADEPTAHLDFIQVEEVLRLIRGLASGDRVVVVATHDSRILPLADEVIELVPTVASVDREPETLTVPAGTTVFEQNTMGDLIYVVREGKFDIMRELGGGAAELLSTAGPGEYFGEIGPLFGLPRSASVRARTDGVLVGYTVQAFRKRLGATGVRDLIERKPVNLP